From one Humulus lupulus chromosome 8, drHumLupu1.1, whole genome shotgun sequence genomic stretch:
- the LOC133794354 gene encoding uncharacterized protein LOC133794354 yields the protein MAPHGESIPSSTPTFSNRTASTFSKPPRLPMSESLHRTVSDISFELSKAEAAMDCDLPPISEVEDAKCECCGMVEECTPEYIEKIREKFFGKWVCGLCSEAVKEELQKKKNDAAAGGGGGGCSDGKDVEEALAVHMSACVRFNKFGRAYPVLFQAEAMRQMLKKSQSDGRIRAKSISPRDLKGGASKKGGIARSSSCIPAITRDMNDLTMTSS from the coding sequence ATGGCACCCCACGGAGAGTCAATCCCAAGCTCTACTCCAACTTTCTCAAACCGGACGGCCTCAACCTTCTCGAAGCCGCCTAGGCTTCCAATGTCGGAGAGCCTGCACCGAACGGTGTCAGACATCTCCTTTGAGCTGAGCAAAGCCGAGGCGGCAATGGACTGTGATCTACCGCCGATATCGGAGGTGGAGGACGCCAAGTGCGAGTGTTGTGGCATGGTGGAGGAGTGCACGCCGGAGTACATAGAGAAGATAAGGGAAAAGTTCTTCGGCAAGTGGGTGTGCGGTCTGTGCTCGGAGGCGGTGAAGGAGGAGTTGCAGAAGAAGAAGAACGATGCCGCCGccggcggtggtggtggtggttgcaGTGACGGAAAGGACGTTGAGGAGGCTTTGGCGGTACACATGAGTGCGTGTGTGAGGTTCAACAAGTTCGGAAGAGCTTATCCGGTTTTGTTTCAAGCTGAGGCTATGAGACAGATGCTCAAGAAGAGCCAGAGTGATGGAAGAATCAGGGCTAAGTCTATTAGTCCTAGGGACCTCAAAGGTGGTGCCTCAAAGAAGGGTGGGATTGCTCGGAGTTCGAGTTGTATTCCGGCGATCACCAGGGATATGAACGATCTAACCATGACTAGTAGCTGA